One Elgaria multicarinata webbii isolate HBS135686 ecotype San Diego chromosome 7, rElgMul1.1.pri, whole genome shotgun sequence DNA window includes the following coding sequences:
- the LOC134401038 gene encoding sodium-dependent neutral amino acid transporter B(0)AT1-like translates to MVKLKLPNPGLDWRIPSLNELETIEATEADSRPKWDNKAQYMLTCIGFCVGLGNVWRFPYLCQSHGGGAFMIPFLILLVLEGIPLLHLEFAIGQRLRKGSVGVWSSIHPALKGVGIAAMFVSFLVGLYYNTIIAWVMWYFFNSFQDPLPWSECPLNDNRTGFEPECGDSSAVDYFWYRKTLNISTSIDDSGTVQWWLLLCLTCAWGVLYVCTIRGIETTGKAVYVTSTLPYVVLTIFLIRGLTLKGSVSGIVYLFTPNVTELANPVTWLDAGAQVFYSFSLAFGGLISFSSYNSVHNNCEKDAVIISLINGFTSVYSATVIYSIIGFRATARYDDCFSQNILTLTNAFDLPEGNITQDNFKDMQTWYNATYPATFATLPFKSCDLETFLSEGVEGTGLAFIVFTEAITKMPVGPLWSILFFIMLFCLGLSSMFGNMEGVMVPLQDLQIIPKKWPKELLTGLICLGSYLIAIIFVLRSGNYWLALFDGFAGSIPLLIIAFCEMFSVVYIYGIDRFNEDIKFMIGHKPNIFWQATWRVISPLIMLVIFLFYFVVKVREKLLYITWDPNYDDFPKSKSVEYPGWIYAIIVILAGVPSLVIPGFAIYKGIQSYCGKREDPGRRDLVNAISEASINGELRNKV, encoded by the exons ATGGTAAAGCTGAAGCTGCCAAATCCTGGCTTGGATTGGAGAATACCTTCCCTAAATGAACTGGAAACCATTGAGGCTACAGAAGCAGACTCAAGACCCAAATGGGATAATAAGGCACAATATATGCTCACCTGTATAGGATTTTGTGTAGGCCTGGGCAATGTATGGCGATTCCCTTATCTCTGCCAGAGCCATGGAGGAG GAGCTTTTATGATCCCGTTCCTCATTCTCCTTGTCCTGGAAGGTATCCCGTTGCTCCACCTCGAATTTGCCATTGGACAAAGACTCAGAAAAGGCAGTGTGGGAGTCTGGAGTTCTATCCATCCTGCCTTGAAGGGAGTtg GTATTGCAGCAATGTTTGTCTCCTTCCTTGTTGGTTTATACTACAATACGATTATTGCCTGGGTGATGTGGTATTTCTTCAACTCTTTCCAAGACCCGCTGCCCTGGAGTGAATGTCCACTTAATGACAACCGAACAG GTTTCGAACCAGAATGTGGCGACAGCTCAGCTGTTGATTACTTTTGGTACAGGAAGACATTAAACATCTCTACCTCTATAGATGATTCCGGAACTGTGCAGTGGTGGCTTCTCTTGTGCTTAACCTGTGCTTGGGGAGTGCTGTATGTGTGCACAATTAGAGGCATTGAAACAACGGGAAAG GCAGTGTATGTAACATCAACACTTCCTTATGTTGTGCTTACCATTTTCCTGATCCGTGGCTTGACTCTCAAAGGATCTGTCAGTGGAATTGTATATCTCTTCACGCCTAAT GTTACTGAATTGGCTAACCCTGTCACTTGGCTAGATGCTGGAGCACAAGTATTCTATTCCTTTTCCCTTGCTTTTGGAGGCCTCATCTCATTCTCTAGTTACAACTCAGTTCA CAACAACTGTGAGAAGGACGCTGTGATTATCTCATTGATAAATGGTTTCACATCCGTTTATTCAGCCACGGTCATATACTCTATCATTGGATTCAGAGCAACAGCGAGATACGACGATTGCTTTAGCCA aaatATCCTCACTCTGACCAATGCATTTGATTTGCCAGAAGGTAACATAACCCAGGACAACTTCAAGGACATGCAAACTTGGTACAATGCAACATATCCAGCAACCTTTGCAACCCTTCCATTTAAAAGCTGTGACTTGGAAACATTTTTATCTGAA GGTGTTGAAGGAACTGGATTAGCATTTATTGTCTTCACTGAGGCCATCACCAAAATGCCCGTTGGGCCACTGTGGTCCATTCTCTTCTTTATCATGCTGTTCTGCTTGGGTTTATCATCGATGTTTGGGAATATGGAAGGTGTTATGGTACCTCTGCAGGATCTGCAAATTATACCCAAAAAGTGGCCCAAGGAACTTCTTACAG GTCTGATTTGTCTGGGGTCTTACTTGATTGCCATTATTTTTGTGCTGCGGTCTGGAAATTACTGGCTGGCTCTATTTGATGGTTTTGCTGGATCCATTCCCTTGTTGATAATTGCTTTCTGTGAGATGTTTTCAGTAGTCTACATCTATGGCATAGACAG ATTCAACGAAGATATTAAATTCATGATTGGGCACAAACCCAATATTTTCTGGCAGGCCACTTGGAGAGTGATCAGCCCCCTCATCATGCTAGTTATCTTCTTGTTTTACTTTGTGGTGAAAGTGAGAGAAAAATTACTATACATCACCTGGGACCCTAATTAT GATGACTTCCCCAAATCAAAATCAGTAGAGTATCCAGGCTGGATTTATGCCATCATTGTAATCCTTGCCGGGGTCCCCAGCCTGGTTATCCCTGGCTTTGCCATCTACAAAGGCATCCAAAGCTATTGTGGAAAGAGAGAAGATCCTGGCCGTCGAGATCTGGTCAATGCCATATCAGAAGCTTCAATAAATGGGGAGCTGAGGAATAAAGTGTAA